The following proteins are encoded in a genomic region of Fusarium oxysporum f. sp. lycopersici 4287 chromosome 1, whole genome shotgun sequence:
- a CDS encoding hypothetical protein (At least one base has a quality score < 10), translated as MGYGGHELRQSRRVEADRAEARQSYIDIDTPPQPAPAPRQTTGRTSLNNNAIERTSALAEREIARVELAQERAHLQAANRERAAAAAAQAAQAAAANIPGVAVNGRQQLHERDEMQRLNKVWARQESLRLRTNAEDAKMYAGVKYERKTQGPFTGKLVSQGTIINIDGEDYIEYRVLAKPSFF; from the coding sequence ATGGGATATGGAGGCCATGAGTTGCGTCAGAGTCGCCGCGTCGAGGCCGACAGAGCCGAAGCACGCCAGTCATACATAGATATTGAcactcctcctcaacctgcGCCAGCTCCTCGCCAAACCACGGGCAGGACATCGTTGAACAACAATGCGATCGAAAGAACATCGGCTCTAGCGGAGCGTGAGATTGCACGCGTCGAGCTCGCTCAGGAACGCGCCCATCTGCAAGCAGCGAACCGTGAACGtgcagcagccgcagccgctCAGGCAGCCCAAGCCGCTGCCGCGAATATCCCTGGCGTGGCCGTTAACGGGCGGCAACAATTACACGAGCGGGACGAAATGCAACGCCTCAATAAAGTCTGGGCGCGCCAGGAAAGCCTCCGACTAAGAACGAATGCCGAAGATGCAAAGATGTACGCCGGGGTGAAGTATGAACGCAAGACGCAAGGCCCATTTACTGGGAAACTCGTTTCACAAGGCACCATTATCAATATCGACGGCGAGGACTACATTGAGTACCGTGTCCTCGCCAAGCCGTCGTTCTTCTAG
- a CDS encoding dihydroflavonol-4-reductase: MTKVLLTGGSGFIAAHTLEQLLEKDYAVVTTVRSEDKAQKIRNAFPDKAKAGKLEIVLVPDIAKPDAFDEVAKTPGLDAVIHVASPFHYNITDPKKDLIDPAVIGTTGILKALHATAPGVKRVVITSSFASILDEAHFTDGSHVFSEKTWNPVTIDDISSSFMTAYRASKTLAERAAWDFVAEKKPSFDIVTVCPPLVLGPVSKHLATLETINTSNERIVKLLRGGWKDEIPPCTPVPLWIDVRDAARAHVRGLEEPNAGGKRLFATAG; this comes from the exons ATGACAAAGGTTCTCCTCACTG GTGGCTCAGGCTTCATTGCCG CTCACACTCTGGAACAACTTCTTGAAAAGGACTACGCCGTCGTGACAACCGTCCGCTCAGAGGATAAAGCCCAAAAGATCCGTAATGCATTCCCAGACAAAGCCAAGGCTGGAAAGCTAGAGATCGTTCTTGTGCCAGACATTGCTAAGCCTGATGCTTTTGATGAAGTAGCAAAGACACCTGGTCTTGACGCTGTTATTCATGTTGCTAGTCCTTTCCACTACAACATCA CCGACCCTAAGAAGGATCTTATAGACCCAGCCGTCATCGGTACAACAGGCATTCTCAAAGCCCTCCACGCCACAGCACCAGGCGTGAAGCGAGTCGTCATAACCTCATCCTTCGCCTCTATTCTCGACGAAGCACACTTCACAGACGGTTCTCACGTCTTCTCAGAAAAGACCTGGAACCCCGTCACAATCGACGACATTAGCAGCTCATTCATGACTGCCTACCGCGCCTCAAAGACTCTCGCTGAGCGTGCAGCTTGGGACTTTGTCGCTGAAAAGAAGCCCTCTTTCGATATCGTGACTGTTTGTCCGCCTCTGGTTCTGGGACCTGTATCAAAGCATCTTGCTACACTTGAGACCATCAACACTTCCAATGAGAGGATTGTTAAGCTTTTGAGGGGTGGTTGGAAAGACGAGATTCCTCCTTGTACACCTGTTCCGTTATGGATTGACGTTCGAGATGCTGCTCGTGCTCACGTCAGAGGTCTCGAGGAACCTAACGCTGGTGGAAAGCGACTCTTTGCTACAGCTGGATGA
- a CDS encoding ATP-dependent metalloprotease has translation MAYNAMMLPNMAATTTELWPSITNIAMAPWRHMTSVTPSRSVPSKNGVEQTKVADAQRVTELQIPEFLLQVDFGSLSRSRFSPMTPMTAQTTLSIMGRVGLRAANPILRHPQFQPRVLTQSSFLRSFSQSSSGILSSPRGISTLGAFSVQRRAFGSSNGISRNQLATLEESANRNPGNANAQNAFYQLLLRANMPAILVERYQSGRFASNAATNDAYQRALTMLGVNANQAANAQGAVNGNFAGTQWPTYEQGIANAAVAGSANGGNPMGHKGEPIHVIVQESTRSTIFRWFKFLAIFIVTTYLCFALVTIAIEAFSTFRRGGPSSKADSEVKAEKQNTRFSDVHGCDEAKEELQEVVEFLKNPEKFSDLGAKLPKGVLLVGPPGTGKTLLARAVAGEAGVPFFYMSGSEFDEIFVGVGAKRVRELFTAAKSKSPAIVFIDELDAIGGKRNPRDQAHAKQTLNQLLTELDGFDQDSKIIIIGATNLPKMLDKALTRPGRFDRHVNVELPDVRGRIAILKHHAKKIKVGPDVDLEAIAARCPGRSGAELENMLNVAALRASRAKASVVRKQDMEWAYDRVTMGSERKSMVVTEKEKEMTAYHEAGHALVQLFDKESSNTLYKVTILPKGPSLGHTAQLPQMDKYSYTAAEYMSNIRVALGGKMAEELRYGDDKVTSGVSSDLERATDLSFMMVTLFGMSSVLGPVEYGRRYENLSSETKAAIEGEVQRTIRKSYEDVRKLLTDKRNELDLLAKALVKYETLDKAEVEKVIRGESLPGRIIAPKGPMTLPIPQQAPTPPGLGGVTHPQPPETPAPPAAADTSNTEG, from the exons ATGGCTTATAATGCCATGATGCTGCCG AACATGGCAGCGACCACAACGGAGTTATGGCCTTCGATTACGAATATCGCCATGGCTCCCTGGCGGCATATGACTTCAGTCACACCCAGTCGATCGGTCCCTTCGAAGAATGGCGTGGAACAGACAAAGGTGGCGGACGCTCAACGA GTGACCGAACTCCAAATCCCCGAATTCCTTCTACAAGTTGACTTTGGTTCCCTCTCTCGCTCACGATTTTCTCCTATGACACCGATGACTGCTCAGACAACTCTTTCCATCATGGGCCGTGTTGGCCTTCGAGCGGCGAACCCCATTTTGCGACACCCTCAATTTCAGCCCCGCGTATTGACCCAGTCGTCTTTCCTACGCTCGTTTTCGCAATCTTCTTCCGGTATTCTCTCATCTCCTCGTGGTATCTCAACTCTCGGTGCATTTTCTGTTCAGCGCAGAGCATTCGGCAGCTCCAATGGCATTTCCCGCAACCAGCTGGCAACATTGGAGGAATCCGCCAATCGAAATCCCGGTAATGCGAACGCGCAAAACGCTTTCTACCAGCTCCTTCTCCGTGCCAACATGCCTGCTATTCTTGTGGAACGATATCAATCTGGACGCTTTGCCTCCAACGCTGCAACCAACGATGCTTACCAGCGAGCCCTCACGATGCTTGGTGTTAACGCTAACCAAGCTGCGAATGCGCAAGGTGCTGTGAACGGAAACTTTGCTGGAACTCAATGGCCAACTTATGAGCAAGGCATTGCCAACGCTGCTGTGGCTGGATCCGCCAATGGTGGTAATCCTATGGGCCACAAGGGTGAGCCCATCCACGTTATCGTTCAGGAGTCAACTCGGTCCACTATCTTCCGCTGGTTCAAATTTTTGGCCATCTTCATTGTGACCACCTATCTCTGTTTCGCGCTTGTTACTATTGCCATCGAGGCATTCAGTACTTTCCGTCGCGGTGGACCTAGCAGCAAGGCAGATTCTGAGGTCAAGGCTGAAAAGCAAAATACTCGGTTCAGCGATGTTCACGGTTGTGATGAAGCCAAAGAGGAACTCCAAGAAGTTGTAGAGTTTCTGAAGAATCCCGAAAAGTTCAGCGATCTTGGTGCTAAACTGCCCAAGGGCGTCCTCCTGGTTGGTCCTCCTGGTACTGGTAAGACGCTTCTTGCTCGAGCTGTTGCCGGCGAAGCCGGTGTTCCTTTTTTCTACATGTCTGGTAGTGAATTTGACGAGATATTCGTTGGCGTTGGTGCCAAGCGAGTCCGTGAGCTCTTCACCGCGGCTAAGAGCAAGTCCCCTGCCATTGTTTTCATCGACGAACTTGATGCCATTGGAGGCAAGCGAAACCCACGGGACCAAGCCCATGCCAAGCAGACACTGAACCAGTTGCTTACCGAATTGGATGGCTTCGATCAGGACAGCAAAATTATCATCATCGGAGCCACCAACTTGCCCAAAATGCTCGACAAGGCCCTTACCCGACCTGGACGATTTGATCGCCATGTTAATGTTGAACTGCCCGATGTTCGTGGCCGTATTGCCATTCTCAAGCACCacgccaagaagatcaaggttgGACCTGATGTTGACCTCGAAGCTATTGCTGCTCGATGCCCCGGTCGATCTGGTGCCGAGCTTGAGAACATGCTGAACGTTGCCGCTCTCCGAGCCAGCCGAGCCAAGGCCAGTGTTGTTCGAAAGCAAGATATGGAATGGGCCTACGACCGAGTCACCATGGGTTCCGAACGCAAGTCAATGGTTGTCactgagaaagagaaggagatgacTGCTTATCACGAGGCTGGCCATGCGCTTGTTCAGCTTTTTGATAAGGAGAGCTCAAACACTCTGTACAAGGTCACAATCCTCCCCAAGGGTCCCTCGCTGGGCCACACCGCTCAACTTCCCCAGATGGACAAGTATTCTTACACAGCTGCTGAGTATATGTCAAATATCCGCGTCGCACTTGGAGGAAAGATGGCTGAAGAGCTACGATACGGTGACGACAAGGTGACATCTGGTGTTTCATCG GATCTCGAGAGGGCCACCGACCTGAGCTTCATGATGGTGACACTCTTTGGCATGTCTAGTGTTCTGGGACCTGTTGAATATGGCCGAAGATACGAGAACCTCAGTTCGGAAACAAAGGCAGCAATTGAAGGCGAGGTTCAGAGGACAATACGAAAGTCGTACGAGGATGTACGAAAACTGTTGACGGACAAGCGAAACGAACTCGACTTGTTAGCCAAGGCTCTTGTTAAGTACGAGACTTTGGACAAGGCCGAAGTGGAGAAGGTGATTCGCGGTGAGAGCCTCCCTGGGCGTATCATCGCTCCTAAGGGACCCATGACATTGCCTATCCCTCAGCAAGCCCCGACACCTCCTGGTCTCGGCGGCGTGactcatcctcaacctccgGAGACACCTGCGCCACCAGCTGCAGCAGACACATCAAACACTGAAGGGTGA
- a CDS encoding hypothetical protein (At least one base has a quality score < 10): MELMELVENEPTARPFQCDWQSCTKSFNRKSDLQRHYRIHTNERPYACSIPGCGKSFIQRSALTVHIRTHTGEKPHQCQHIGCGKRFSDSSSLARHRRIHTGKRPYKCAHDGCSKSFCRKTTMVKHQRRSHQQGMNPNDIDDCSSDSDDDESPSTPQHSSMTWSPHEMVSMNQGAPSGPLHRASSYADFESQVHGHHMPQHYGNRQGIPASVPHEYHGTPVPEQHAHVQLVHRAATMPRQAYYVTEAGNPGVATMTSTVPPHYQLSQQVERPPMELPYSAPGIATSIQSSPSTFSATSVPSPMIPEGFYVHQPGSQPAYTTAESQPAMIQYQQPIQHHMAQPQQPVVSQAQHIPSTGGHYAPPSAHSQQEQWPHYDPPIEVTTIGQLPAYGTAVYDIYGPKIEFEDPSLQLPSSRLASM, from the exons ATGGAACTTATGGAGCTAGTCGAGAACGAGCCCACTGCTCGTCCCTTCCAGTGTGACTGGCAATCGTGCACAAAG AGCTTTAACCGAAAGTCCGATCTACAGAGGCATTATCGTATACATACTAATGAAAGACCATACGCTTGCTCTATTCCTGGCTGTGGGAAGAGCTTCATCCAACGGAGCGCTCTGACTGTTCATATTCGGACACACACAGGAGAGAAGCCTCATCAATGCCAGCACATCGGTTGTGGGAAACGTTTCTCGGAT TCATCAAGTCTGGCTCGTCATCGACGAATTCACACTGGAAAGCGCCCGTATAAATGCGCTCACGATGGATGCTCCAAGAG CTTTTGCCGCAAAACAACCATGGTCAAGCACCAGCGGAGATCCCACCAGCAAGGAATGAACCCTAACGACATCGACGACTGCTCCTCGGATTCTGACGATGACGAGTCTCCCTCCACTCCTCAGCACTCCTCGATGACTTGGTCACCTCATGAGATGGTTTCCATGAACCAGGGTGCCCCTAGCGGGCCCTTACATCGTGCCTCCTCTTACGCTGATTTTGAATCCCAAGTCCATGGCCACCACATGCCCCAACATTACGGCAACCGGCAAGGGATTCCCGCCAGTGTCCCTCATGAGTACCACGGTACTCCCGTGCCCGAACAACACGCACACGTTCAGCTAGTCCATCGAGCAGCAACCATGCCAAGACAGGCTTACTATGTCACCGAGGCAGGGAACCCAGGTGTTGCTACCATGACAAGCACTGTACCGCCTCATTACCAGCTATCGCAGCAAGTGGAACGACCTCCCATGGAGCTTCCATATTCGGCACCCGGAATTGCGACGTCGATTCAAAGCAGTCCAAGCACCTTTTCTGCTACATCAGTCCCCAGCCCTATGATTCCCGAGGGCTTTTACGTACACCAACCTGGAAGCCAGCCAGCATACACAACAGCCGAATCTCAACCAGCAATGATTCAATACCAGCAACCTATTCAACATCATATGGCTCAGCCACAGCAGCCAGTGGTATCCCAAGCGCAGCATATTCCCTCAACGGGCGGACACTACGCTCCACCGTCAGCCCACTCACAGCAAGAGCAGTGGCCACACTATGACCCGCCGATCGAAGTTACAACCATCGGACAGTTACCTGCATACGGAACTGCAGTTTATGATATTTACGGGCCAAAGATTGAGTTTGAAGATCCTTCATTGCAACTACCCAGCAGTAGACTGGCGAGCATGTGA